The following are encoded together in the Arcticibacterium luteifluviistationis genome:
- a CDS encoding ATP-binding protein has product MEVYNWGTFDNQIFKIEPKGNNSLLTGANGSGKTTFIDALLTLLVPLKNDRFYNQSSGVQKKGDRSEESYVLGHYGDIQKEGDLSATSQKLRGKSTYSVLLASFSNTDEKTITLFQIRSFTNGIMKRTFGIAHKTLNISSDFSKFDAKGNWKKRLDKIHNISNKNWIEYYDSPSKYAERFHKLFGMRSVKALNLFNQVVGIKVLGDLDEFIKTNMLEKRDAENEYNQLKDSFTTLINAKNDIDKAKEQIKQLEPINSIATQLEEIDVKLEKTKKDREKAVYWFAQKGLELADTERKKIENLIQEIYAKILELKSKETDLKSKETDLQVQIKSDEVGRQIKDLENEIVRITKTRDNRKTNLDKYNKLIEKLKFKFSSNEKEFVETRNLAKERRNKCSFETEKERESLRLAKNNSENLKAKIDDGIETVNSLKENNNNIAGRVAQIREDILQNVGATKDEIPFIGELIKVDDLEWESSIEKVLHNFALRLIVPEKYYQAVNKYVNSTNLKGRIIYERYKEFTSLKSLQNHPSDKNLLINKISFKSKSKYIDWIEDCVIKQFNYICADNLSGFNTLDKAITKEGLIKRKGRHEKDDRKHITDRNNYVLGWDNKDKINWWRAEIKNLQDKEKEQIKLIREIERKIKSIVILEEDLSDLFKLFTKYDEIDWKTYANEIQEKEELKSKLENTNEKVKALQKQLEKVQSDIDKNEKEIDSKKDLRRIENDKWESAKSLITSHSALLNQFSENKPDLIDFEEDNEILNEINYSHFSSIRKTFQENIETKNQDLKENKNNLNIKVSSKINAFKNPPENILIKYKSWRSDVSQLSTSLEFIGEYQKKYTDLIEEDLPSFEDKFNSYLQTTIEDKVANFKFFFDKWSDDIKENIGSLNDSLKGIDFSSYPTTTFIQLNANTKREDNITEFKRLLHDSIPNFKEFENSIDAQKNHFNNNIEPFISLLENEKWREKIMDVRSWFEYNAEEINRETNQRTKTYTGMGQLSGGEKAQLTYTILGSAIAYQFGLTQEGMQTNSFRFIAIDEAFKAQDEEKAKYLINLCKQLHLQLLVVTPSDNIHIVENDISYVHYVERRDDKISWLYDMPIEQFQEEKSKYVTE; this is encoded by the coding sequence ATGGAAGTCTATAATTGGGGGACATTTGATAATCAAATTTTCAAAATTGAACCAAAGGGAAATAATTCATTATTAACGGGTGCCAATGGCTCTGGTAAAACAACTTTTATAGATGCTTTACTTACACTTCTAGTTCCACTGAAAAATGATAGATTTTACAACCAATCTTCTGGAGTTCAAAAGAAAGGTGACCGTAGTGAAGAAAGTTATGTTCTTGGTCATTACGGGGATATTCAGAAAGAAGGAGATTTAAGTGCTACAAGTCAAAAACTGAGAGGTAAATCAACCTATTCAGTCCTTTTAGCTTCTTTTTCGAATACAGACGAAAAAACAATAACCTTATTTCAAATTAGAAGTTTTACAAATGGAATAATGAAAAGAACGTTTGGCATTGCTCATAAAACCTTAAATATATCTTCTGACTTTAGCAAGTTCGATGCGAAAGGAAATTGGAAAAAAAGACTTGACAAAATCCATAATATCTCCAATAAAAATTGGATTGAATATTACGATAGTCCAAGTAAATATGCTGAAAGATTTCATAAACTATTTGGGATGCGTTCAGTAAAAGCCTTAAACCTATTTAATCAAGTTGTTGGAATTAAGGTTTTGGGAGATTTAGACGAATTCATTAAAACCAATATGCTTGAAAAGCGTGATGCAGAAAATGAATACAATCAATTAAAGGATAGCTTTACTACGTTAATCAACGCCAAAAATGACATTGATAAAGCAAAAGAACAAATAAAACAACTTGAACCTATAAATTCAATTGCAACTCAGCTTGAAGAAATTGATGTTAAGTTAGAGAAAACAAAAAAAGACAGAGAAAAGGCTGTTTATTGGTTTGCACAAAAAGGGTTAGAATTAGCCGATACAGAAAGAAAAAAAATAGAAAATTTAATACAAGAAATTTATGCAAAGATCTTAGAATTAAAAAGTAAAGAAACTGATTTAAAAAGTAAAGAAACTGATTTACAAGTTCAGATTAAGTCTGATGAAGTTGGAAGACAGATTAAAGATTTAGAAAATGAGATTGTAAGAATAACGAAAACAAGAGACAATAGAAAAACCAATTTAGACAAATACAATAAATTAATTGAAAAGCTTAAATTTAAATTTAGCTCTAACGAAAAGGAATTTGTTGAAACTAGAAATTTAGCTAAAGAAAGAAGAAACAAATGTTCTTTTGAAACTGAAAAAGAAAGAGAATCTTTAAGGCTTGCAAAAAATAATAGTGAAAATCTTAAAGCCAAAATTGATGATGGTATTGAAACTGTTAACTCCTTAAAAGAAAACAACAATAACATTGCGGGCAGAGTAGCTCAAATTCGTGAAGATATATTACAAAATGTTGGAGCAACAAAAGACGAGATTCCCTTTATTGGTGAATTAATAAAAGTAGATGATTTAGAATGGGAATCGTCTATTGAAAAGGTCTTACATAATTTTGCTTTAAGATTAATCGTTCCAGAAAAATATTATCAGGCAGTAAACAAATATGTAAATAGTACAAACTTAAAAGGAAGAATTATTTATGAACGTTATAAAGAGTTTACATCTTTAAAATCTTTACAAAATCATCCAAGTGACAAAAACCTTTTAATCAATAAAATAAGTTTTAAATCAAAGAGTAAATATATTGATTGGATAGAAGATTGTGTAATTAAACAGTTTAACTACATCTGTGCAGACAACCTTTCTGGATTTAACACTTTAGATAAAGCCATTACAAAAGAAGGTTTAATAAAAAGAAAAGGAAGACACGAAAAGGATGATAGAAAACATATCACAGATAGAAATAACTATGTATTAGGTTGGGATAATAAAGACAAAATAAACTGGTGGAGAGCAGAAATAAAAAATTTACAAGATAAAGAGAAAGAACAAATAAAATTAATCAGAGAAATTGAGAGAAAAATTAAATCTATTGTGATATTAGAGGAAGACCTATCTGATTTATTTAAGCTTTTTACAAAATATGATGAAATAGATTGGAAAACTTATGCTAATGAAATTCAAGAGAAAGAAGAACTAAAATCTAAGCTTGAAAACACAAATGAAAAAGTTAAAGCACTCCAAAAACAATTAGAAAAAGTTCAAAGTGATATAGACAAAAATGAAAAAGAAATTGACTCTAAAAAAGATTTAAGACGAATTGAAAACGACAAATGGGAATCAGCCAAATCATTAATAACCTCTCATTCTGCTTTATTAAATCAATTCTCAGAAAACAAACCTGACTTGATTGATTTTGAAGAAGACAACGAGATTCTAAATGAAATTAATTATAGCCATTTTTCATCTATTCGAAAAACCTTTCAAGAAAATATTGAAACCAAAAATCAAGACTTAAAAGAAAATAAAAATAACCTAAATATAAAAGTAAGCTCTAAAATAAACGCATTCAAAAACCCGCCAGAAAATATTTTAATTAAATATAAATCTTGGCGTTCTGACGTTAGTCAGCTTTCTACATCATTAGAATTTATTGGCGAGTATCAAAAAAAATACACTGATTTAATAGAAGAAGATTTACCAAGTTTTGAAGATAAATTTAACAGCTACTTACAAACAACAATTGAGGACAAAGTAGCTAATTTCAAATTCTTTTTTGACAAATGGTCTGATGACATTAAAGAAAACATAGGTTCTTTAAATGACTCACTTAAAGGCATAGATTTTAGTAGTTACCCCACTACAACATTCATTCAGCTTAATGCTAACACCAAAAGAGAGGATAATATAACAGAATTCAAGCGATTATTACACGATTCAATTCCAAACTTTAAGGAGTTTGAAAATTCTATAGATGCACAAAAGAACCACTTCAATAACAATATTGAGCCTTTTATTAGTCTACTTGAAAATGAAAAATGGCGTGAAAAAATTATGGATGTTCGCTCTTGGTTTGAGTACAATGCTGAAGAAATCAATAGAGAAACTAATCAAAGAACAAAAACTTACACAGGAATGGGGCAACTTTCTGGTGGGGAAAAGGCACAATTAACTTATACAATACTAGGTTCTGCAATAGCTTATCAATTTGGTCTGACTCAAGAAGGTATGCAAACTAATTCTTTCCGTTTTATTGCCATTGATGAGGCCTTTAAAGCCCAAGATGAAGAAAAAGCTAAATACCTTATTAATTTATGTAAGCAACTTCATTTACAGCTACTAGTTGTAACTCCAAGTGATAACATTCATATAGTCGAAAACGACATTTCGTATGTTCATTACGTAGAAAGAAGAGATGACAAAATTTCTTGGCTTTATGATATGCCGATTGAACAATTTCAGGAGGAAAAATCAAAATACGTTACTGAATGA
- a CDS encoding Wadjet anti-phage system protein JetD domain-containing protein → MISSNEIKSKAKNKYKNYLQAIINQEDIFPLAIIGNKKPSKSIPEFKKELNELIAFSKEKKGFGYSITYQERKTKTLGTQSFPSSIYFETKQDFEKYLKIEKEVKQFITDYNTISNCFPEINPWLEKHPNKVIANSNNWTDILKVCNYFKSDPKPNLYIRELPISVHTKFIENNTSILKEVLDIIIEPFTNKDKTIFEKRFNLKYSQPLIRFKILDSKISKNDFSGINDISVPANQFNALNLNLEKVIVVENKTNLHTIALTLPEMEKTIVIFGSGFKVENLKNAEWLNKLEILYWGDLDVQGFEILSQMRNYFPQTKSFLMDEITFNKFFENDNGTLSNVNSPLNLTKIEKSIYKKVKENNWRLEQEKIPLEYVKDNIYQEQF, encoded by the coding sequence ATGATAAGTTCTAACGAAATAAAATCAAAAGCTAAAAATAAATACAAGAACTATCTTCAAGCTATAATAAATCAAGAAGATATTTTTCCTTTAGCCATTATTGGTAATAAAAAACCTAGTAAATCAATTCCCGAATTTAAAAAGGAACTAAATGAGCTTATTGCTTTTTCTAAAGAAAAAAAAGGATTTGGGTATAGTATTACTTACCAAGAAAGGAAAACAAAAACATTAGGAACTCAGAGTTTTCCTTCAAGTATATATTTTGAAACTAAGCAAGATTTTGAAAAATACCTCAAAATAGAAAAAGAAGTTAAACAATTTATAACCGATTACAATACTATAAGCAATTGCTTTCCTGAAATCAATCCTTGGTTAGAAAAACATCCAAATAAAGTAATTGCTAATTCTAATAATTGGACTGATATTTTGAAAGTATGTAATTACTTCAAATCTGATCCTAAACCGAATTTATATATCAGAGAATTACCAATATCTGTTCATACAAAATTTATAGAAAATAATACTTCTATCTTGAAAGAGGTACTCGATATTATCATTGAACCCTTTACAAACAAAGACAAAACCATATTTGAAAAGCGTTTTAATTTAAAATATAGCCAACCACTAATTAGGTTTAAAATTCTAGATTCAAAAATCAGTAAGAACGATTTTTCTGGAATAAATGATATTTCAGTTCCAGCCAATCAATTTAACGCATTGAATTTAAACCTTGAAAAGGTTATTGTTGTAGAGAATAAAACAAATCTACACACCATTGCATTAACACTTCCTGAAATGGAAAAGACAATTGTAATTTTTGGCAGTGGTTTTAAAGTTGAAAACTTAAAGAATGCTGAATGGTTAAATAAATTAGAAATTTTATACTGGGGAGATTTAGATGTTCAAGGTTTTGAAATCTTATCTCAAATGAGAAATTATTTCCCGCAAACAAAAAGCTTCCTAATGGACGAAATCACATTTAATAAATTCTTTGAAAATGATAATGGTACTTTGTCAAATGTAAATAGCCCCTTAAATCTGACGAAAATAGAAAAGAGTATTTACAAAAAAGTAAAGGAAAATAATTGGAGATTAGAACAAGAAAAAATACCGCTAGAATACGTTAAAGACAATATCTATCAAGAGCAATTCTGA
- a CDS encoding SGNH/GDSL hydrolase family protein, whose protein sequence is MKSNLTLVLTLICFAAFAQENDNISWWNPANNSFSVIEGQAWPEEIARPYSRLPERAEKDVSDAIWNLSKKSAGLMIRFRSNASEIKVRYGTTNKNNGEKVFELNHMPATGVSGVDLYAIDADGNELWCAGKRSFGDTCQYDFATLNPNDTYHKQGREYRLYLPLYNEVSWLEIGTDSAAIFTPLATRKEKPIVIYGTSIAQGACASRPGMAWTSILGRKMDRPLINLGFSGNGRLDAPIIGLMTEIDAKVWVLDCLPNLIPDAWERSGIYKAEDLKQRIISSIKALRSKNANTPILVVEHAGYTQSLISENRKEQFETANKVQKEAFMQLKSEGIQNLYYLTKEEINLGIDDMVDGTHPTDLGMQHYAEAYENKLRTILKEPKGVFSTTIPVTQYREPGNYDWETRHNELLEISKSDTPKSVILANSIVHYWGGIPRANMAREENSWEKSFTPAGLRNYAYGWDRIENVIWRVYHGELDGFDAENILVMIGTNNIHLNSNEEIVAGLKMLIDAIKERQPKANIRLMGLLPRRDYEERIVNLNVSIAALAGDSNVSYADLGKGFIQVDGKIKENLFSDGLHPNEQGYLILRKGIKPLLGLK, encoded by the coding sequence ATGAAAAGTAACCTAACACTAGTTCTCACCCTTATATGTTTTGCCGCTTTCGCTCAAGAAAACGACAACATTTCTTGGTGGAATCCTGCAAACAATAGCTTTAGCGTAATTGAAGGTCAGGCTTGGCCAGAGGAAATAGCCAGACCCTATAGCCGGCTTCCAGAAAGAGCTGAAAAAGACGTAAGCGATGCCATCTGGAATTTGTCAAAAAAATCTGCCGGACTAATGATAAGGTTTCGGTCAAATGCCAGTGAGATAAAAGTAAGGTACGGCACTACCAATAAGAATAATGGAGAAAAAGTTTTTGAACTTAATCATATGCCTGCTACTGGCGTAAGTGGCGTAGATTTATATGCCATTGATGCCGATGGCAATGAGCTTTGGTGTGCAGGTAAAAGGAGTTTCGGCGATACCTGTCAATATGATTTCGCTACCCTAAACCCTAACGACACCTACCATAAGCAAGGCCGAGAATATCGCCTTTATTTACCCCTATATAATGAGGTTTCTTGGTTAGAAATCGGGACTGATAGTGCTGCTATATTTACGCCACTTGCCACTAGAAAAGAAAAGCCCATAGTAATTTACGGCACCTCTATAGCCCAGGGGGCATGTGCATCAAGACCTGGAATGGCTTGGACAAGTATTCTTGGTAGAAAAATGGATAGACCACTTATCAATTTAGGTTTTAGCGGAAATGGTAGATTAGATGCTCCCATTATAGGTTTAATGACAGAAATAGATGCCAAAGTTTGGGTGCTAGATTGCCTCCCAAACCTTATTCCTGATGCATGGGAAAGAAGCGGAATTTATAAAGCTGAAGACTTAAAGCAAAGAATAATTTCCTCTATAAAAGCTTTGCGAAGTAAAAATGCTAACACTCCTATTTTAGTAGTGGAACATGCCGGTTACACACAATCACTTATTAGCGAAAACAGAAAAGAGCAATTTGAGACTGCCAATAAGGTTCAGAAAGAAGCTTTTATGCAGTTAAAATCTGAAGGAATTCAAAACCTATATTACCTTACAAAGGAAGAAATAAATCTAGGAATAGATGATATGGTGGACGGCACACACCCTACTGACCTAGGTATGCAGCATTATGCGGAAGCCTATGAAAACAAACTGAGAACTATACTGAAAGAACCTAAAGGTGTGTTTAGCACTACCATTCCTGTTACGCAATACAGAGAGCCTGGCAATTATGACTGGGAAACCCGTCATAACGAACTCTTAGAAATTAGCAAGTCGGATACTCCAAAATCAGTCATCTTAGCCAACTCTATTGTTCATTATTGGGGTGGCATACCACGTGCTAATATGGCTAGGGAAGAAAATTCTTGGGAAAAATCCTTTACTCCTGCTGGCTTAAGAAATTACGCGTATGGTTGGGATAGAATTGAAAACGTAATTTGGCGAGTATATCATGGCGAACTAGATGGTTTTGATGCCGAAAACATCTTGGTGATGATTGGCACAAATAACATCCACCTTAACAGTAATGAAGAAATAGTAGCTGGTTTGAAAATGCTTATTGACGCCATAAAAGAAAGACAGCCTAAAGCTAATATTAGATTAATGGGTTTACTTCCAAGAAGAGATTATGAAGAAAGAATAGTGAACCTTAATGTTTCTATAGCCGCATTGGCAGGAGACAGTAATGTGTCTTATGCTGATTTAGGGAAAGGTTTTATTCAGGTAGATGGGAAAATAAAAGAAAACTTATTTTCTGATGGACTTCACCCAAATGAGCAGGGCTACCTTATTTTAAGAAAAGGGATCAAGCCGCTTTTAGGTTTAAAATAG
- the trxA gene encoding thioredoxin codes for MAGKAIEINDANFKELIASEKPVLVDFWAEWCGPCKMIGPVVEEIAGEYEGQAVVGKMDVDANSATPMEFGIRSIPTLMIFKKGEMVDKIVGAVPKHVLTQKLEAAM; via the coding sequence ATGGCAGGTAAAGCAATAGAAATAAACGACGCAAACTTCAAAGAATTAATAGCTTCAGAAAAACCAGTATTGGTTGACTTTTGGGCTGAGTGGTGCGGACCTTGTAAAATGATTGGACCAGTAGTAGAAGAAATTGCTGGTGAATATGAAGGCCAAGCGGTAGTGGGTAAAATGGATGTAGACGCTAACAGTGCTACACCTATGGAATTCGGTATCCGTTCTATCCCTACTTTGATGATTTTCAAAAAGGGAGAAATGGTTGACAAAATTGTAGGAGCAGTTCCTAAGCACGTATTGACACAGAAGTTAGAAGCTGCTATGTAA
- a CDS encoding DUF4332 domain-containing protein: MSKKQLAKDALKSFLKTVKKIKSFDLKKTFTEDGKTYSMLSLIVKHKKGDVPEPKLETKPKKEKKDDKGSKKSAKKKDKSKGKKKTKYEKTKLVTPKPLAVKVTITKTPEIKPSPVAKPLVVKATAKPAASKAVTPAVKTPAIPAASKAATPAVKAPAKPAASKAVTPAVKSATTRSRKPTVGDNLKLIEGIGPKIESFLKEDGIDTFEKLSKANPEEIQKMLVAKGGTRYNANNPTTWPEQAALAAKGDMEAFKALKLELKGGKRA, translated from the coding sequence ATGTCCAAGAAACAACTGGCAAAAGATGCCTTGAAATCATTCCTGAAAACTGTTAAAAAAATAAAATCCTTTGACTTAAAGAAAACCTTTACTGAGGATGGGAAGACTTATTCTATGCTGTCTCTTATTGTGAAGCATAAAAAAGGAGATGTTCCTGAACCTAAATTAGAAACTAAGCCAAAAAAAGAAAAAAAAGACGATAAAGGCTCTAAGAAGTCTGCTAAGAAAAAGGATAAATCTAAAGGTAAAAAAAAAACTAAATACGAAAAAACTAAGCTTGTAACGCCAAAACCTCTAGCCGTTAAGGTAACTATTACTAAAACTCCAGAGATTAAGCCAAGCCCGGTAGCTAAACCATTAGTGGTTAAAGCTACGGCAAAACCAGCAGCTAGTAAAGCAGTAACACCTGCGGTCAAAACTCCGGCAATACCTGCGGCTAGTAAAGCAGCAACACCTGCGGTCAAAGCCCCTGCAAAACCTGCGGCTAGCAAAGCAGTAACACCTGCGGTCAAAAGTGCAACTACTCGATCTAGAAAACCTACTGTTGGAGACAACCTTAAGTTGATTGAAGGGATTGGACCTAAAATAGAATCTTTCTTAAAAGAAGATGGTATCGATACTTTTGAGAAGTTATCAAAAGCTAATCCTGAAGAAATTCAGAAAATGTTAGTTGCCAAAGGCGGAACAAGGTATAATGCTAACAATCCGACCACATGGCCTGAGCAAGCTGCTTTAGCTGCCAAAGGTGATATGGAGGCTTTTAAAGCTTTAAAATTAGAATTAAAGGGAGGAAAAAGAGCTTAA